Proteins from one Tistrella mobilis genomic window:
- a CDS encoding phenylacetate--CoA ligase family protein, with protein MTGPDYFQAPDYFQAMDYPTIVQAYPVGDDFVALGQRLSRDELFARQDAQFRKCLAFAWKVPFYQRLWGDKGIEPGDIRGLADIGRLPTYSKTELMASVAAHPPMGDFHGLDSYPAGQRPPVVFQTTSGTTGKPQPLIYGAKSREVQNRLLARAYLWQGMRREDVVHSVYGHGLINGGHYVREAVSHWVGAWFMSAGTGIETRSVNQVMMMREFGATVLVGFGDYVKRLADVARAEGMEPGRDIRIRMITGHIGAESRETMSQAWGGAQVYDWYGVGDTGIIAGQGPDQDGMYVMEDAQYLELLDPDTGLPVEDGALGDMVCTCLFKDDVFPIIRFNTHDVTEVMTGASSTGVNFRRIRGFMGRSDNMVKLRGINIFPTGIGALLSEERAEMTGEYICRVARIEGRDEMTVHVEVRTGAGDAGMKAAYEKILRTRLGVEIGVAFAAPGELAPLTGIEVRQKPVRLIDERK; from the coding sequence ATGACCGGTCCCGACTATTTCCAGGCGCCCGACTATTTCCAGGCCATGGACTACCCCACGATCGTCCAGGCCTATCCGGTGGGGGATGATTTCGTCGCCCTGGGGCAGCGCCTCAGCCGCGACGAGCTGTTCGCGCGCCAGGACGCGCAGTTCCGCAAATGCCTGGCCTTCGCCTGGAAGGTGCCCTTCTATCAGCGGCTCTGGGGCGACAAGGGCATCGAGCCCGGCGACATCCGGGGCCTTGCCGATATCGGCCGGCTGCCGACCTATTCCAAGACCGAGCTGATGGCCTCGGTCGCCGCCCATCCGCCCATGGGCGATTTCCACGGGCTCGACAGCTACCCCGCCGGCCAGCGCCCGCCCGTCGTGTTCCAGACCACCAGCGGCACCACCGGCAAGCCCCAGCCGCTGATCTATGGCGCCAAAAGCCGCGAGGTGCAGAACCGTCTTCTGGCGCGCGCCTATCTCTGGCAGGGCATGCGGCGCGAGGATGTGGTGCATTCGGTCTATGGTCACGGGCTGATCAATGGCGGCCATTACGTCCGCGAGGCGGTGAGCCATTGGGTCGGCGCCTGGTTCATGAGCGCCGGCACCGGCATCGAGACCCGGTCGGTCAATCAGGTCATGATGATGCGCGAATTCGGCGCCACGGTGCTGGTCGGCTTCGGCGACTATGTGAAGCGCCTGGCCGATGTCGCCCGCGCCGAGGGCATGGAGCCCGGCCGCGACATCCGCATCCGCATGATCACCGGCCATATCGGCGCCGAAAGCCGCGAGACCATGAGCCAGGCCTGGGGCGGCGCCCAGGTCTATGACTGGTATGGTGTCGGCGACACCGGCATCATCGCCGGTCAGGGCCCCGACCAGGACGGCATGTATGTGATGGAGGATGCGCAGTATCTGGAACTACTCGATCCCGATACCGGCCTGCCGGTCGAAGACGGCGCGCTGGGCGACATGGTCTGCACCTGCCTGTTCAAGGACGACGTCTTCCCGATCATCCGCTTCAACACCCACGACGTGACCGAGGTGATGACCGGCGCCTCATCCACCGGCGTCAATTTCCGCCGGATCCGCGGCTTCATGGGCCGGTCCGACAATATGGTCAAGCTGCGCGGCATCAACATCTTCCCGACCGGCATCGGCGCGCTGCTCTCGGAAGAACGCGCCGAGATGACCGGCGAATATATCTGCCGCGTCGCCCGTATCGAGGGCCGCGACGAGATGACCGTCCATGTCGAGGTCAGGACCGGGGCGGGCGACGCCGGGATGAAGGCGGCTTACGAGAAGATCCTGCGCACCCGCCTGGGTGTCGAGATCGGCGTCGCTTTCGCGGCACCGGGCGAGCTGGCGCCGCTGACCGGCATAGAGGTGCGCCAGAAGCCGGTCCGGCTGATCGACGAGCGCAAGTAA